The following proteins are co-located in the Pedobacter sp. FW305-3-2-15-E-R2A2 genome:
- a CDS encoding cyclic nucleotide-binding domain-containing protein yields the protein MSNQLISFLQLYKPIREADQELISAEFEYKTFPEGSYLFGGMKVCSELFFICDGILRILVHQAAGKELTRYLLPADQFCTLLNSFNHEVPAPELIQAVCNVQVLAISKKNLISLYKRLPYLKVLIDEIIQRSLMEKNQIRNAYLEMEPSLRYEEFINDQPDIALRVPLNDVASYLGVSPQLINRLRKQVDEEASDQGIEF from the coding sequence ATGTCGAACCAGCTGATCTCTTTTCTCCAATTGTACAAGCCAATCCGCGAAGCAGATCAGGAATTGATTTCCGCTGAATTTGAGTATAAAACCTTTCCCGAAGGGAGTTACCTCTTTGGAGGAATGAAGGTCTGTTCGGAACTTTTCTTTATCTGTGATGGGATTCTCCGGATTCTGGTACATCAGGCAGCAGGGAAAGAACTGACCCGTTACTTATTGCCGGCAGATCAGTTTTGTACGCTTTTAAATAGCTTTAACCATGAAGTTCCTGCCCCTGAATTGATTCAGGCAGTCTGTAATGTTCAGGTCCTGGCGATTTCTAAAAAGAACCTGATCAGCTTGTATAAGCGTTTGCCCTACCTAAAGGTATTGATTGATGAAATTATTCAGCGATCTCTGATGGAGAAAAACCAGATCAGGAATGCCTATCTTGAAATGGAACCCTCGCTCCGTTATGAAGAATTTATAAATGACCAACCCGATATCGCCTTGCGGGTTCCTTTGAATGACGTGGCCAGCTATCTTGGTGTTAGTCCGCAATTGATCAACAGGTTAAGAAAACAGGTAGACGAGGAGGCCTCAGACCAGGGTATTGAATTTTGA
- a CDS encoding helix-turn-helix domain-containing protein: MKEQTVLGLEKSLIYIRNLENCPPSYLNDPGRKDFFEIVWLKNEYPLHATKEGEELGNWIYLIPPYRVHQLNKAGKNGVLLSFKRDFLGEEDKEFYLDIFKIFNIQGEFSFLPLQLENAAELEKIYALMEEEYLLQQNNFSILKAMLKVFLLKLIRIKEHVFTSQDLNQKRVYEFMLLLEDNYLQERNADFYAAALNLSSKRLNQVLKEKLHKTSMQLIHDRIILEAKRKIIHSEQSLKQIAYDLNFTDRPYFSRFFKKQTGQSPEEFQKHARNHIASKFNTLV; the protein is encoded by the coding sequence ATGAAAGAACAGACCGTACTTGGATTAGAAAAATCCCTGATCTATATCAGGAACCTGGAAAATTGTCCACCCAGTTACCTCAATGATCCGGGGAGAAAGGATTTCTTTGAAATCGTCTGGTTAAAAAATGAATATCCTTTACATGCGACCAAAGAAGGAGAAGAACTGGGAAACTGGATCTATCTGATTCCCCCTTACCGCGTACATCAATTGAACAAAGCAGGAAAAAACGGCGTTTTACTTTCTTTCAAAAGAGACTTTCTTGGAGAAGAGGATAAAGAGTTTTACCTGGATATCTTTAAGATTTTCAACATTCAGGGAGAGTTCTCCTTTCTGCCACTCCAGCTTGAAAATGCAGCGGAACTGGAAAAGATCTATGCCCTGATGGAAGAGGAATACCTGCTTCAGCAAAACAATTTCTCCATCCTGAAAGCTATGTTAAAAGTTTTTCTGCTGAAACTCATCCGCATTAAGGAACATGTTTTTACCAGTCAGGACCTCAATCAAAAACGGGTATATGAGTTTATGCTGTTACTGGAAGACAATTACCTTCAGGAACGCAATGCGGATTTCTACGCCGCAGCATTAAATTTAAGCTCAAAACGCCTGAATCAGGTGCTGAAGGAAAAACTCCATAAAACCAGCATGCAACTGATCCACGACCGGATCATATTAGAGGCCAAAAGAAAGATCATTCATAGCGAGCAATCTTTAAAGCAAATTGCTTACGACCTGAATTTCACAGACCGGCCTTATTTCAGCAGATTTTTCAAGAAACAAACCGGACAATCCCCTGAAGAGTTTCAGAAACACGCCAGAAATCACATTGCCTCAAAATTCAATACCCTGGTCTGA